A region from the Excalfactoria chinensis isolate bCotChi1 chromosome 11, bCotChi1.hap2, whole genome shotgun sequence genome encodes:
- the RFWD3 gene encoding E3 ubiquitin-protein ligase RFWD3, translating to MAQEEMEVDLQPVVNYSLENQGTLPAEPAAHTALSSQAAVPSSGGDSPIVLSDDEVVTVSTADAAREAAADPDQPANRPSALIGLLRLQGASDQHQLLPGPQIVPRPRVRRARRQPRVGGSQRTVSARAALDSYFQISRTQEPATITGSHLEPLHTVRSSQEHRSQITELQSSGSDSSTSEEEEEVEAAAPLPPAAQQTPAAASPVSSQDQAELPQTLSQTLPQAPAEHGNREDEELEAQQKQRTPLKKQEPPIPAAALEEEEGDTCAICFEPWTNAGDHRLSALRCGHLFGYTCIDRWLKGQAGKCPQCNKKAKRSDIVVLYARTLKALDTSEQERMKSSLEKEQKLRRQAELESAQSRLQLQVLTDECSKLRKQVQELKALVAQHNVSASKQPGSSRTCFPGGLPSSQSQRKYHLEKVFVVSQAGNCRVMAYCDSLSCLVVSQPSPQSTFIPGCGVKMMSVANLKSSQYIPIHSKQIRGLAFGSRADGLLLSAALDNTLKLTSLATNTVVQTYNTGRPVWSCCWCLDDTNYVYAGLVNGSIMIYDLRDTNCHVQELVPQKSRCPMVSLSYLPQMASASLPYGGILAGTLEGACFWERKAGNSYRPHHLLLEPGGCIDIQTETTTRHCLATYRPSKSNPCVRCVLMELTCSPLTEASEDVVCSSNPVQTFSAGPTCKLLTKNAIFQSPEEDGSIFVCAGDEASNSAMLWDAGSGSLLQKLQADLPVLDICPMEVNQTHLLATLTEKAVKLYKWQ from the exons ATGGCTCAGGAAGAGATGGAAGTTGATCTCCAACCAGTGGTGAACTACTCCCTAGAGAACCAGGGGACGCTTCCTGCAGAGCCCGCTGCTCACACGGCGCTGTCCTCCCAGgctgcagtgcccagcagcGGAGGAGACAGCCCTATCGTTCTTTCGGACGATGAAGTTGTTACCGTATCGACTGCTGATGCCGCAAGGGAAGCAGCTGCTGATCCTGACCAGCCGGCAAATCGTCCCTCAGCTCTCATCGGACTGCTGAGGCTGCAGGGGGCGTCTGaccagcaccagctgctgcctgggccACAGATTGTGCCGCGTCCACGGGTTCGAAGGGCTCGCAGGCAGCCAAGAGTAGGTGGTTCCCAGAGGACAGTCAGTGCCAG GGCAGCGTTGGACAGTTACTTTCAGATCAGCAGGACACAGGAGCCAGCTACAATAACGGGTTCACATCTGGAGCCCTTGCATACTGTGAGGAGCAGCCAAGAACACAGAtcacaaatcacagaattgcaatCAAGTGGCTCCGACAGCAGCACttctgaggaggaggaagaggtggaGGCTGCAGCACCGCTACCTCCAGCAGCCCAGCAGACACCTGCAGCAGCTAGCCCAG TTTCCAGTCAGGATCAAGCAGAGCTGCCTCAAACTCTGTCTCAAACTCTGCCTCAAGCTCCTGCAGAACATGGAAATCGTGAAGATGAAGAACTTGAAGCCCAGCAAAAGCAG AGAACTCCACTGAAGAAACAGGAGCCACCAattcctgctgcagcactggaggaggaggagggggacaCCTGTGCCATCTGTTTTGAGCCATGGACCAATGCTGGGGACCACCGTCTGTCAGCCCTGCGTTGTGGGCACCTCTTTGGTTACACTTGCATTGACAGGTGGCTCAAGGGGCAGGCAGGGAAGTGCCCCCAG tgcaataagaaagcaaaacGTTCTGACATCGTGGTCCTGTATGCTCGGACTCTGAAGGCACTGGATACCAGTGAGCAGGAACGCATGAAGAG CTCTttagaaaaggagcagaagttGCGGAGGCAGGCGGAGCTGGAATCTGCACAGAGCCGGCTCCAGCTGCAGGTTCTGACAGATGAATGCAGCAAACTCCGTAAGCAAGTCCAG GAGCTGAAGGCTCTGGTGGCTCAGCACAACGTCAGTGCTTCTAAACAACCTGGCAGCTCCCGCACCTGCTTCCCAGGCGGCCTCCCCTCCAGCCAGAGCCAGCGCAAGTACCACTTGGAGAAGGTTTTTGTGGTGTCTCAGGCTGGGAACTGCAGAGTGATGGCCTACTGTGACTCGCTGAGCTGTCTCGTGGTATCACAGCCTTCTCCACAGTCCACTTTTATTCCTG GCTGTGGTGTGAAGATGATGAGCGTGGCCAACCTGAAGAGCAGTCAGTACATCCCCATCCACAGCAAACAGATCCGGGGGCTGGCTTTTGGCAGTCGTGCAGATGgcttgctgctgtctgctgcGCTGGACAACACTCTCAAACTCACCAG cttggCAACAAACACTGTGGTACAGACATACAACACAGGCCGCCCtgtctggagctgctgctggtgtctCGATGACACAAATTATGTCTATGCTGGGTTGGTCAATGGCTCCATCATGATATATGATCTGAGAGACACCAACTGCCATGTCCAGGAACTAGTCCCTCAGAAGTCCAG GTGTCCCATGGTATCGCTGTCTTATCTGCCTCAAATGGCCTCAGCCTCTTTGCCCTATGGTGGCATACTGGCTGGGACCTTGGAAGGAGCCTGTTTCTGGGAACGGAAAGCTGGAAACTCCTACCGGCCTCAtcacctgctgctggagccgGGCGGATGCATCGATATTCAAACAGAGACCACCACGCGGCACTGCCTTGCCACATACAGGCCCA GTAAAAGTAACCCATGTGTGCGTTGTGTCCTAATGGAGCTGACCTGCAGCCCATTGACAGAGGCCTCTGAAGATGTGGTGTGCTCTTCTAACCCTGTTCAGACTTTCAGTGCTGGACCCACCTGCAAGCTGCTGACCAAGAATGCCATTTTCCAGAGCCCAGAGGAGGATGGCAGCATCTTTGTGTGTGCTGGTGATGAGGCATCTAATTCTGCCATG ctctgggatgcTGGCAGCGGCTCCTTGCTGCAGAAATTGCAGGCTGACCTGCCCGTGCTGGACATCTGCCCCATGGAGGTGAACCAAACCCACCTGCTGGCTACTCTGACAGAGAAGGCAGTGAAGCTCTACAAGTGGCAGTGA
- the MLKL gene encoding mixed lineage kinase domain-like protein: MDIIEKVFSIAHAIHSQFEHVKCCKHQCQRLVERIHILLEPVRVLQAQPSWQISQHEEQMLTKLLQALGEAQKLVTKYSQTSWIQKFLSARSSGEEFVWVNRSLEDIAQGLSLLLQAEQKQALLEAFQTKICRRQDAEDLRDDKAFLDQVIASTKEPEEKGWEIQMGSQCMESKVDWMQGELNKIVHVMDSLKKVNVGKREAITEIERSQLTFRRHLQDTERYDLYEGEYLKYPVAIKTFKRPLTTDTVKVRDIFEKEIQTLKKFESPNILRMYGICIEEKDGIPCFSIVMEYCKHGTLREVLTKQQHLSWEVRIRMALGAARGLYRLHQTEEKSRLHGCICSSKFLVAGDYCVKLSGFELCETESSIKRKVNKKNLNQVSMLAYVAPENLIDVYYPYKRSCEIYSFGIVLWEIATSKIPFEGCSLQEIRDKICDQQYRDPVGEDCPEELEKIISQCRAFDPFQRPSAEQIVDLLADLEKRR, translated from the exons ATGGACATCATAGAGAAGGTCTTCTCCATCGCCCATGCCATCCACAGCCAGTTCGAGCACGTCAAGTGCTGCAAGCACCAGTGCCAGCGTCTCGTGGAGCGCATCCACATCCTGCTGGAGCCTGTGCGGGTCCTGCAGGCTCAGCCGTCGTGGCAGATCTCCCAGCATGAAGAGCAAATGCTGACCAAGCTGCTCCAGGCACTGGGGGAGGCGCAGAAGCTGGTGACGAAATACAGCCAGACCAGCTGGATCCAGAAGTTCCTGAGTGCCCGTAGCAGCGGAGAGGAGTTTGTTTGGGTGAACAGGAGCCTGGAGGACATCGCCCAAGGGCTCTCGCTGCTGCTacaagcagagcagaagcaggcaTTGCTGGAGGCCTTCCAGACAAAGATCTGTCGCAGGCAAGATGCTGAGGATCTGAGGGATGACAAGGCTTTCCTGGACCAGGTGATCGCAA GTACCAAAGAGCCTGAAGAAAAGGGCTGGGAGATCCAGATGGGCAGTCAGTGCATGGAGAGCAAGGTAGACTGGATGCAAGGCGAGCTGAACAAAATCGTGCATGTGATGGACA GCTTGAAGAAGGTCAATGTTGGTAAAAGGGAAGCCATCACAGAGATCGAGCGGAGCCAGCTCACCTTCCGCAGGCACCTGCAGGACACCGAGCGCTACGACCTCTATGAGGGAGAATATCTCAAGTACCCGGTTGCCATCAAAACCTTCAAGAGGCCGCTGACCACCGACACAGT GAAGGTGAGAGACATCTTTGAGAAGGAGATTCAGACCCTGAAGAAGTTCGAGTCTCCCAACATCCTGCGCATGTATGGGATCTGCATTGAGGAGAAAG ATGGGATCCCCTGCTTCTCCATCGTCATGGAGTATTGCAAGCACGGGACGCTGCGGGAGGTGCTGACCAAGCAACAGCATCTCTCCTGGGAAGTCCGCATTCGGATGGCCCTGGGAGCTGCAAGGGGCCTTTACAG ATTGCATCAGACAGAGGAGAAGTCCCGACTGCACGgctgcatctgcagcagcaagtTCCTGGTGGCTGGAGATTACTGTGTGAAG CTGTCAGGATTTGAGCTGTGTGAAACAGAGTCTTCCATCAAGAGAAAAGTCAATAAGAAGAACTTGAACCAAGTCAGTATGTTGGCTTACGTTGCCCCTGAGAACCTGATAGACGTCTATTATCCCTACAAGAGGTCCTGTGAGATATACAG CTTCGGGATTGTGTTGTGGGAGATTGCAACCTCCAAAATCCCATTTGAAG GCTGCTCTCTCCAGGAGATCAGGGACAAAATCTGCGACCAGCAGTACCGGGACCCAGTGGGGGAAGATTGTCCTGAAGAGCTGGAGAAAATCATCAGCCAGTGTCGGGCCTTCGATCCGTTCCAGCGCCCGTCTGCTGAGC AGATCGTGGACTTGCTGGCTgacctggagaagaggaggtga
- the FA2H gene encoding fatty acid 2-hydroxylase: MAAPRSFSAAEVRDRCARGECLVRCRRRLYDLSGFVRLHPGGERLLRSRAGTDVSAALDGPPHRHSANARRWLEQYYVGELRDEQSCPKVEKPLDAAAPRLDPRCKPVDVGTDLVDWRKPLLWQVGYLGEKYDEWVHQPVDRPIRLFHSDFFEALSKTAWYVVFLVWTPVVLYLSWVSYTTLAQGNTRLFSSFTTEYSIPVHKYYFPFIFLLGMFLWSLLEYLIHRFVFHMKPPASNYYLITLHFLLHGQHHKSPFDSSRLVFPPVPASLVIAFFYNVLQLLLPEVLGLSLFVGGLCGYVVYDMMHYYLHYGSPKEGTYLYGLKAYHVKHHFEHQKSGFGITTRFWDHPFRTLIPEETFEKED; encoded by the exons ATGGCGGCGCCGCGCTCCTTCAGCGCCGCGGAGGTGCGGGATCGCTGCGCGCGGGGCGAGTGCCTGGTGCGGTGCCGCCGCCGCCTGTACGACCTGAGCGGCTTCGTGCGGCTCCATCCCGGCGGGGAGCGGCTGCTGCGGAGCCGCGCGGGCACCGACGTGAGCGCCGCGCTGGACGGGCCCCCGCACCGACACTCGGCCAACGCCCGGCGCTGGCTCGAGCAGTACTACGTGGGAGAGCTGCGGGACGAGCAG AGCTGCCCCAAGGTGGAGAAGCCATTGGACGCTGCGGCCCCGCGGCTGGATCCCCGCTGCAAGCCGGTGGACGTGGGCACG GACCTGGTGGACTGGCGGAAGCCCTTGCTGTGGCAGGTGGGCTACCTGGGGGAGAAGTACGACGAGTGGGTGCACCAGCCTGTGGATCGGCCCATCCGCCTCTTCCACTCGGATTTTTTTGAGGCCCTCTCCAAGACGGCATG GTACGTGGTGTTCCTGGTGTGGACCCCCGTGGTGCTCTACCTCAGCTGGGTCAGCTACACGACCCTGGCGCAGGGCAACACCAGGCtcttctcctccttcaccaCAG AGTACTCCATCCCCGTGCACAAATACTACTTCCCCTTCATCTTCCTCCTGGGGATGTTCCTGTGGTCCCTGCTAGAGTACCTCATCCATCGCTTTGTCTTCCACATGAAGCCACCCGCTAGTAACTACTATCTCATCACCCTGCATTTCTTGCTGCACGGGCAGCACCACAAG TCCCCCTTTGACAGCTCCCGCCTGGTCTTCCCCCCGGTGCCGGCCTCTCTGGTGATCGCCTTCTTCTACAacgtgctgcagctgctgctgcccgagGTGCTGGGGCTCTCTCTCTTCGTTGGGGGGCTGTGTGGCTACGTGGTGTACGACATGATGCACTACTACCTGCACTACGGCTCGCCAAAGGAAGGCACCTACCTGTACGGGCTGAAGGCGTACCACGTCAAGCACCACTTTGAGCACCAAAAATCAG GCTTCGGCATCACCACCCGCTTCTGGGATCACCCCTTCCGGACGCTCATCCCTGAAGAGACCTTTGAGAAAGAGGACTGA